From one Rhea pennata isolate bPtePen1 unplaced genomic scaffold, bPtePen1.pri scaffold_201, whole genome shotgun sequence genomic stretch:
- the LOC134154291 gene encoding LOW QUALITY PROTEIN: upstream stimulatory factor 2-like (The sequence of the model RefSeq protein was modified relative to this genomic sequence to represent the inferred CDS: deleted 1 base in 1 codon) gives MDMLDPGLDSGSASAAPSHEKSQETEESVELQEGEAAPGEEPGAGAGGSVAAPFGDPPVQYQFRTESNGGQVTYRVVQVTEAAARGPGEAAGAVGVVSAFAGAQQAVAQAVLQTPFSNGGSPGAEPGAEPRFAYFPAGGVAEGAVSVQGDPALAPAGGQFYVMMTPPEVLQPGPQRSIAPRTHPYSPKLDGTRTPRDERRRAQHNEGERACAHACAGRAPACACTPLRSRAHACAHVSGPDSAPIRPRFLPVLARFGLVLPRSPSCPFLAPIRPRFLPVLACFGLVLAPFPVLPFLAPIRPRFLPVLACFGLVLAPFLVLPLFAPIWP, from the exons atggacATGCTCGACCCCGGGTTGGACTCAGGCTCCGCCTCTGCCGCCCCCAG ccacGAGAAAAGTCAAGAAACGGAAGAGAGCGTCGAGCTGCAGGAAG GCGAGGCGGCGCCGGGGGAGGAGCCGGGCGCAGGGGCCGGCGGCAGCGTCGCGGCGCCGTTCGGCGACCCGCCGGTGCAGTACCAGTTCCGCACGGAGAGCAACGGGGGGCAG gtgACCTACCGCGTGGTGCAGGTGACGGAGGCGGCCGCTCGAGGCCCCGGC GAGGCCGCCGGCGCCGTCGGCGTCGTCTCCGCCTTCGCCGGCGCCCAGCAGGCCGTGGCCCAG GCCGTGCTCCAGACGCCCTTCAGCAATGGCGGCAGCCCGGGGGCGGAGCCGGGGGCGGAGCCTCGATTCGCCTATTTCCCCGCCGGGGGCGTCGCTGAGGGAGCCGTGTCGGTGCAGGGCGACCCCGCCCTGGCGCCCGCCGGAG GGCAGTTCTACGTCATGATGACGCCGCCGGAGGTTCTGCAGCCGGGGCCCCAGCGCAGCATCGCGCCCCGCACCCACCCCTACTCGCC GAAGCTGGACGGCACGCGGACGCCGCGGGacgagcggcgccgggcgcagCACAACGAGGGTGAGCGCGCGtgcgcacacgcgtgtgcgggGCGTGCGCCGGCCTGCGCCTGCACGCCTCTGCGGTCccgtgcacacgcgtgtgcacacgTGTCCGGGCCCGATTCGGCCCCGATTCGGCCCCGTTTCCTCCCTGTTCTGGCCCGTTTTGGCCTTGTTTTGCCCCGTTCCCCGTCCTGCCCCTTTTTGGCCCCGATTCGGCCCCGTTTCCTCCCTGTTCTGGCCTGTTTTGGCCTTGTTTTGGCCCCGTTCCCCGTCCTCCCCTTTTTGGCCCCGATTCGGCCCCGTTTCCTCCCTGTTCTGGCCTGTTTTGGCCTTGTTTTGGCCCCGTTCCTCGTCCTGCCCCTTTTTGCCCCGATTTGGCCCT